A genomic segment from Deinococcus roseus encodes:
- a CDS encoding universal stress protein — MVRILVPTDFSASAEQALNLARKMVPDARIKLVHVFDAGAAFTPYMDALSPAYVLQETQEHIKDAAMKRLRDVQYQGEEVLFVTGRPADEILKAAKDFVADYIFMGTHGRKGLNHFFSGSVAEAVVRSSPIPVMVVRDPH, encoded by the coding sequence ATGGTTCGCATTCTGGTTCCCACGGATTTTTCCGCCAGTGCAGAACAGGCCCTGAATCTGGCCCGGAAGATGGTGCCCGATGCCCGCATCAAACTGGTGCATGTGTTTGATGCAGGTGCTGCGTTTACCCCCTACATGGACGCCCTTTCTCCTGCTTATGTCTTGCAGGAAACCCAGGAGCACATCAAAGACGCGGCCATGAAGCGCCTCAGGGATGTGCAATACCAGGGAGAGGAAGTCCTCTTTGTGACCGGACGCCCCGCAGATGAGATCCTGAAAGCTGCGAAGGATTTTGTGGCAGATTACATCTTCATGGGGACGCACGGCAGAAAGGGCCTCAACCATTTCTTCTCGGGCAGTGTGGCAGAAGCCGTGGTGCGCAGTTCTCCCATTCCCGTGATGGTGGTACGGGATCCCCATTAG
- a CDS encoding MFS transporter: MNRSQRILLLDNLLMWMGFFMIIPLITVHFVNGLGWAAGAIGLVLAVRQLVQQGFTVVGGMLGDKFGLKRLICFGLMVRALGFASMAFADSLPLLMASAVFAALGGALFDAPKSAAIVLLTPPEQRPRFYAIQGVSSNIGMAVGPLVGTLLIPYGFQAVSFVGASCYLLSLVFSVLFLPELKANEPKPRGSTMKGLKLALQDRPFLHFQVIQIGFFFLWVQVNVALMLHATQHGGTSLTAWVYGVYAGFTSVLQYPIMKYASKRYSSQVLLSAGVAFMALGLGLMGFTHAPTSILLCTAVFAIGNLLAAPSQQTLIASLTPPERAGTYLGVAALPLAVGGFLGNALGGVLFDYGKHLHFAALPWVVFFAVGAVTALLIGQFQVKKQLDQKTPTAV, translated from the coding sequence ATGAACCGCTCCCAGAGAATCCTCTTGCTGGACAACCTCTTGATGTGGATGGGCTTTTTCATGATCATCCCCCTGATCACTGTGCATTTTGTGAATGGTCTGGGATGGGCAGCCGGAGCCATCGGTCTGGTGCTGGCGGTGCGGCAACTGGTGCAGCAGGGCTTCACTGTGGTGGGGGGCATGCTGGGAGACAAATTTGGTCTGAAACGGTTGATCTGCTTTGGGCTCATGGTCCGGGCGCTGGGTTTTGCCAGCATGGCTTTTGCAGATTCCCTTCCCCTCCTGATGGCTTCTGCGGTTTTTGCTGCCCTGGGAGGTGCCCTTTTTGATGCCCCCAAATCTGCAGCCATTGTGCTTTTGACCCCACCAGAACAGCGCCCCAGGTTTTATGCCATTCAGGGCGTGAGCAGCAACATCGGGATGGCCGTTGGGCCACTGGTTGGCACGCTGTTGATTCCCTATGGGTTTCAGGCGGTGAGTTTTGTGGGGGCTTCCTGTTACCTGTTGTCTCTGGTGTTTTCGGTTCTTTTTCTGCCCGAACTGAAAGCCAACGAACCCAAGCCCAGAGGCAGCACCATGAAAGGCCTGAAACTGGCTTTGCAGGACCGTCCTTTCCTGCATTTCCAGGTCATACAGATTGGTTTTTTCTTCCTGTGGGTGCAGGTGAATGTGGCCCTGATGCTGCACGCCACCCAGCATGGTGGGACCTCCCTGACCGCCTGGGTGTATGGGGTGTATGCCGGGTTCACCAGTGTGCTGCAGTATCCGATCATGAAATACGCCAGCAAACGGTATTCTTCACAGGTTTTGCTGTCTGCAGGGGTGGCTTTCATGGCCCTGGGTCTGGGCCTGATGGGGTTCACCCATGCCCCAACCAGCATTCTGCTTTGCACGGCTGTGTTTGCCATTGGAAATTTGCTGGCTGCACCCAGCCAGCAGACCCTGATCGCCAGCCTGACCCCTCCAGAACGGGCCGGAACCTACCTGGGAGTGGCGGCTTTGCCTCTGGCGGTGGGAGGCTTTCTGGGCAATGCGCTGGGAGGTGTGCTGTTTGATTACGGCAAGCACCTGCATTTTGCAGCGCTGCCCTGGGTGGTGTTCTTCGCGGTTGGGGCCGTTACTGCGCTGCTGATCGGGCAATTCCAGGTGAAAAAACAGCTGGACCAAAAAACCCCTACTGCCGTTTAA
- a CDS encoding DinB family protein, with product MHDYVETILKLAEYELWTNLQLLDAVADLPESDLHRDFGFGLRTPHHTLFHIANVMRTWSACVGTEIRKPEPLPYDPSLSLEDLRSMFLQLGADWQKAIQQSHDQGVLNENRRLHQVFHLVTHGTHHRGQLLSMFTLLGLEQPIEGGDFGGWSNQTGEA from the coding sequence ATGCATGATTATGTTGAGACCATATTGAAGCTGGCAGAGTATGAACTCTGGACGAACCTGCAACTGCTGGATGCCGTGGCAGACCTCCCAGAATCAGACCTTCATCGGGATTTTGGATTTGGCCTCCGAACGCCCCACCACACCCTGTTTCACATTGCCAATGTCATGCGCACATGGTCGGCCTGTGTGGGGACAGAGATTCGCAAACCTGAACCCCTGCCCTATGATCCCAGCCTGTCTCTGGAAGATCTCCGTTCCATGTTCTTGCAGCTCGGAGCAGACTGGCAGAAAGCCATTCAGCAGTCCCATGACCAGGGTGTGCTGAACGAGAACCGCAGGTTGCACCAGGTGTTCCATCTGGTCACGCACGGAACCCACCACAGGGGGCAACTGCTGAGCATGTTCACCCTGCTGGGACTGGAGCAGCCCATCGAGGGAGGGGATTTTGGAGGGTGGTCCAACCAGACCGGAGAAGCTTGA
- a CDS encoding TIGR04013 family B12-binding domain/radical SAM domain-containing protein codes for MNPVKGKQAILMVEYSYNRYSLAVLTGILEADGRFEDLDIHFRKAARKDSLEDSRHEELLQNILLLARQYQRLVVAFSFHTPNVAAMGYTLQAIRAELQKQQMDNVLILAGGPHPSGDPLGTVQLGVDVVVLGEAELTLPELLDRIFQQKSLEDLKGIAFLDDQKKYRFTGRAPQIDLNDYPPFSLKSRRFAPLEIGRGCAFACSFCQTPFLMGAKMRYRSIENIIHWAKQGKDAGYQALRFLTPTAFTYGSVDGQTLHLDLLEDLLKGVSQIFGKEHVFFGSFPSEVRPETVTHQTLSLVKKYCTNDNIIIGAQSGSNRMLSEVHRGHGTEEVEEAVRLLLEYGYQANVDFIFGMPGETEEDLAQTLEFMLKLTRLGARVHSHTFMPLVGTPLSSAAPGVVSPAVRKMLEELRLLGLEYGHWKQQELIAKESTAFLEDLLQERPDELKGVRAFKRQ; via the coding sequence ATGAATCCCGTGAAGGGCAAACAGGCCATCTTGATGGTGGAATACAGCTACAACCGTTACAGCCTTGCGGTGCTGACCGGCATTCTGGAAGCCGACGGGCGCTTTGAAGACCTGGACATCCACTTCCGCAAAGCGGCCAGAAAAGACAGCCTGGAAGACAGCAGACATGAGGAACTGCTGCAGAACATCCTGCTGCTGGCCCGGCAATACCAGCGTCTGGTGGTGGCTTTTTCTTTCCACACCCCCAATGTGGCGGCCATGGGCTATACCCTGCAAGCCATCCGTGCCGAACTGCAAAAACAGCAGATGGACAATGTGCTGATCCTTGCCGGAGGCCCTCACCCCAGCGGTGATCCGCTGGGCACCGTGCAACTCGGGGTGGATGTGGTGGTGCTGGGCGAGGCTGAACTGACCCTCCCTGAACTGCTGGACCGTATTTTTCAGCAGAAATCCCTGGAAGACCTCAAAGGCATTGCCTTTCTGGACGATCAGAAAAAATACCGCTTCACAGGCCGTGCGCCCCAGATTGACCTCAACGATTACCCACCGTTCTCTTTGAAATCCAGACGCTTTGCCCCGCTGGAAATTGGCCGGGGATGTGCCTTTGCCTGCAGTTTCTGCCAGACCCCTTTCCTGATGGGGGCCAAAATGCGCTACCGCTCCATAGAAAACATCATCCACTGGGCAAAGCAGGGCAAAGATGCCGGTTATCAGGCCCTGAGGTTCCTGACCCCCACTGCATTCACCTATGGCAGCGTGGATGGGCAAACCCTGCACCTGGATCTTCTGGAAGACCTTTTAAAAGGGGTCAGCCAGATTTTTGGCAAAGAACACGTGTTTTTCGGGTCTTTTCCCTCCGAAGTGCGGCCCGAGACCGTCACGCACCAGACCCTTTCGCTGGTGAAAAAATACTGCACCAACGACAACATCATCATCGGGGCGCAATCTGGCAGCAACCGCATGCTCTCTGAAGTGCACCGGGGGCACGGCACCGAAGAAGTGGAAGAGGCCGTGCGCCTGCTGCTGGAATACGGGTACCAGGCCAATGTGGATTTCATTTTCGGGATGCCCGGAGAAACCGAGGAGGACCTGGCCCAGACGCTGGAATTCATGCTGAAACTCACCCGACTGGGGGCCAGGGTGCACTCTCACACCTTCATGCCTCTGGTGGGTACGCCGCTGTCCAGTGCCGCTCCGGGGGTGGTTTCTCCTGCCGTGCGCAAGATGCTGGAAGAACTGAGGTTGCTGGGCCTGGAATACGGGCACTGGAAGCAGCAAGAACTCATCGCAAAAGAAAGCACAGCCTTTCTGGAAGACCTGCTGCAAGAGCGCCCCGATGAACTGAAAGGGGTTCGGGCGTTTAAACGGCAGTAG
- a CDS encoding DUF7662 domain-containing protein, translated as MSKGSADYAPLGQFLARQQEATCKLTFEQIEDVLGFKLPFAARSLKPFWWQAKYPHVHAWTDQGWETERVDFILKTVTFKRSEPRKSKRRF; from the coding sequence GTGAGCAAAGGCAGTGCAGATTATGCTCCGCTGGGCCAGTTTCTGGCCCGGCAGCAGGAAGCCACCTGCAAGCTGACGTTTGAGCAGATTGAGGATGTGCTGGGCTTCAAGTTGCCTTTTGCAGCCCGATCCCTCAAACCGTTCTGGTGGCAGGCCAAATACCCCCACGTGCATGCCTGGACAGACCAGGGCTGGGAAACCGAGCGGGTGGATTTCATTCTGAAAACGGTGACCTTCAAGCGATCTGAACCCAGAAAATCAAAAAGACGGTTCTGA
- a CDS encoding TPM domain-containing protein: protein MMKPFSSALTLFLLTAMVQAQQVQDQRQAIGSGQESQIAAVLRQHASTWGHSVQLVTSEKSAVQLWNQWNPGKFKKQYAVLVNYNPVLKKAHVTLGSKVKGDVAGWSGQITRSFQGQQFVQGMQTLLKNLKASNALPAPQENHVSDYAGRLDAQTRKNLTNQLGSLEKQLNLEGTVVVLPALKPYTPGNIEAFALNLFNAWGVGNPQKNDGFMLLVSMQDRKIRIQMGKGYGSALNAQTSKIIQTTLVPAFKAERYQSGIEQGTLALIGLVKQHPIRPVSTQTQNPASQGQGAPVQQSPGNSEILSGWDLFLFKFQIFMDNLQDRPGGVGWMFLIPILLPLIFVIFAAIVVTAAIRSTLRRGGPGPTPGRRNSGFRHSHHHHDHPHSGHHNDDDAQRAFMAGAAASTLSSSSWDSGSSSSDSSSSSSSDSFSGGSSDSSSGSSGDW, encoded by the coding sequence ATGATGAAACCTTTTTCCAGTGCATTGACCCTTTTTTTGTTGACCGCAATGGTCCAGGCCCAGCAGGTGCAGGACCAGCGTCAGGCCATCGGTTCCGGGCAGGAAAGCCAGATTGCTGCTGTGCTCAGGCAACATGCCAGCACCTGGGGGCATTCGGTGCAGCTTGTCACCTCAGAGAAATCTGCAGTGCAACTCTGGAACCAGTGGAACCCTGGAAAATTCAAAAAGCAATACGCCGTGCTGGTGAATTACAACCCGGTGCTGAAAAAAGCCCATGTGACCCTGGGAAGCAAGGTCAAGGGAGATGTGGCAGGCTGGTCGGGGCAGATCACCCGCAGTTTTCAGGGCCAGCAATTTGTGCAGGGCATGCAAACCCTCTTGAAGAACCTGAAGGCCAGCAATGCGCTGCCTGCCCCTCAGGAGAATCACGTCAGTGATTATGCAGGACGGCTGGATGCCCAGACCCGCAAGAACCTGACAAATCAATTGGGGAGCTTGGAAAAGCAGCTGAATCTGGAAGGCACAGTGGTGGTGCTTCCTGCACTGAAGCCTTACACCCCTGGCAACATTGAGGCATTTGCCCTGAATCTGTTCAATGCCTGGGGGGTGGGAAACCCCCAGAAGAACGATGGTTTCATGCTGCTGGTGTCCATGCAGGACCGAAAAATCCGCATTCAGATGGGAAAAGGGTATGGCTCTGCTCTGAATGCCCAGACCAGCAAAATCATCCAGACCACCCTGGTTCCTGCTTTCAAAGCGGAACGCTACCAGTCGGGCATCGAGCAGGGGACCCTGGCCCTGATTGGGCTGGTGAAACAGCATCCGATCCGTCCGGTGTCCACCCAGACCCAGAACCCCGCCTCTCAGGGACAGGGTGCACCTGTGCAGCAGTCTCCAGGCAACAGTGAAATTCTTTCTGGATGGGATCTGTTTTTGTTTAAATTCCAGATTTTCATGGACAACTTGCAAGACCGTCCGGGAGGTGTGGGATGGATGTTTTTGATCCCCATCTTGCTGCCCCTGATTTTCGTGATCTTTGCTGCCATTGTGGTGACTGCCGCCATTCGTTCCACCCTGAGAAGGGGAGGCCCTGGACCCACCCCCGGACGGCGCAATTCTGGATTCAGGCACAGCCATCACCACCATGACCACCCCCATTCCGGGCACCACAACGACGATGACGCCCAGCGGGCTTTCATGGCGGGTGCAGCGGCCAGCACCCTGAGCAGCAGTTCCTGGGATTCTGGTTCCAGCAGTTCGGACAGCAGTTCCAGCAGCAGTTCAGACAGCTTTTCAGGGGGCAGTTCAGACAGTTCCAGTGGGTCCAGCGGCGACTGGTGA
- a CDS encoding YpdA family putative bacillithiol disulfide reductase has translation MYDLIIVGAGPVGLAAAIDAKRAGLNYAVLDKGCVVNAIFDYPTYMTFFTTSPELEIGGHPMVTMREKPDRKEALNYYRLVAQRENLNVLQYHEVTSVHPAPAGHTVLVNKKDGTQGVFETRKVIIATGYYDNPLALGIPGEDSENVSHYYTEAHPFWGLNVTIIGAGSSAADAALDLWRGGAKVTMVVRAPQMKNTLKYWVKPDLENRIKDGSIAAHYSSRVIEILEDRVIVEGEEGTWELETDFTFALTGYRPNIELLQGAGVNLNEELMAELNENYETNVPGLFICGSAGFGNHTNQVFIENGRFHAGVAMKEVIRQLQGVPR, from the coding sequence ATGTATGACCTGATCATAGTGGGCGCGGGACCTGTCGGGCTTGCCGCTGCCATCGACGCCAAAAGGGCTGGACTGAACTATGCTGTTCTCGACAAGGGCTGTGTGGTCAACGCCATTTTCGATTACCCCACCTACATGACCTTTTTCACCACCTCTCCTGAACTGGAGATTGGTGGGCATCCCATGGTCACCATGCGTGAAAAGCCGGACCGCAAAGAGGCGCTGAACTACTACCGTCTGGTGGCCCAGCGTGAGAACCTCAACGTTTTGCAGTACCACGAGGTGACCTCCGTTCACCCTGCTCCCGCAGGACACACCGTGCTGGTCAACAAGAAAGACGGCACCCAGGGGGTCTTTGAAACCCGCAAGGTGATCATTGCCACTGGCTACTACGACAACCCGCTGGCCCTGGGCATCCCCGGAGAAGACTCCGAAAACGTCTCCCACTACTACACCGAAGCCCATCCGTTCTGGGGCCTGAACGTCACCATCATTGGTGCAGGCAGCAGTGCAGCAGATGCTGCCCTTGACCTGTGGCGCGGCGGAGCGAAAGTCACCATGGTGGTGCGCGCCCCCCAGATGAAAAACACCCTCAAGTACTGGGTCAAACCCGACCTGGAGAACCGCATCAAGGATGGTTCCATTGCAGCCCACTACAGCTCCCGGGTGATCGAGATCCTGGAAGACCGGGTGATTGTGGAAGGGGAGGAGGGCACCTGGGAACTGGAAACCGACTTCACCTTCGCCCTGACCGGTTACCGTCCCAACATCGAACTGCTGCAGGGGGCAGGGGTCAACCTCAACGAGGAATTGATGGCCGAACTCAATGAAAATTACGAAACCAATGTGCCAGGTCTGTTCATCTGCGGCAGCGCAGGTTTCGGGAACCACACCAACCAGGTGTTCATTGAGAACGGGCGTTTTCATGCAGGGGTGGCCATGAAAGAAGTCATCCGGCAGTTGCAGGGTGTGCCAAGATAA
- a CDS encoding PadR family transcriptional regulator, protein MPRAHDTSEPTLRVLHALAAQPDSWHHGYPISKTTGIKSGSLYPILIRLSERGYLESRWEPSEKEGRPARHAYRITASGQQFLREQAVLLQTLQLRLL, encoded by the coding sequence ATGCCCAGAGCCCACGACACTTCCGAACCCACCCTGCGGGTGCTGCATGCCCTGGCTGCACAGCCAGACAGCTGGCACCATGGATACCCCATCAGCAAAACCACAGGCATCAAATCGGGTTCCCTTTATCCCATCCTGATCCGGCTTTCTGAGCGGGGATACCTGGAATCCCGCTGGGAGCCCAGTGAAAAAGAAGGCCGTCCCGCCAGACATGCCTACCGGATCACGGCATCAGGACAGCAGTTTCTCAGAGAACAGGCTGTGCTGCTGCAGACCCTGCAATTGAGGCTGCTGTGA
- the fumC gene encoding class II fumarate hydratase, which produces MTYRTESDTMGQIQVENSRYWGAQTQRSIQNFPIGVDRFRFTPAIIRSLGILKKGAAQANKDLGELPADIADLIVQAADEVIAGKLNEHFPLVVFQTGSGTQSNMNSNEVISNRAIEIAGGELGSKKPVHPNDHVNRGQSSNDTFPTAMHIAVVLELNEKLFPGVEKLRTTLARKAEEFQGIVKVGRTHLQDATPITLGQEIGGWVAQIDYCISEVKHALTGLYDLAIGGTAVGTGLNAHPQFGDLAASYYTKETGYPFRSAENKFAALSGHDALVQTSAALRTLAGALMKMANDVRWLASGPRNGIGEITIPENEPGSSIMPGKVNPTQSEALTMVCVQVFGNDAAVAFAGSQGNFQLNVFKPVMVHNVLESIQLISDAAVAFNDNCAEGIQPNLSKIEHNLAINLMQVTALNRHIGYDKAAAIAKKAHKEGTTMKEAALALGYLTEEEFAKWVIPMDMTHPSI; this is translated from the coding sequence ATGACCTACCGCACTGAATCCGACACCATGGGCCAGATCCAGGTGGAAAACTCCCGATACTGGGGCGCACAGACCCAGCGTTCCATCCAGAACTTTCCCATTGGTGTGGACCGTTTCCGTTTCACTCCGGCCATCATCCGTTCTCTGGGGATACTGAAAAAAGGGGCTGCACAGGCCAACAAGGACCTCGGGGAGCTGCCTGCAGACATTGCAGATTTGATTGTGCAGGCGGCAGACGAGGTGATTGCCGGAAAACTGAACGAGCACTTCCCATTGGTGGTGTTCCAGACTGGATCGGGCACCCAGAGCAACATGAACAGCAACGAGGTGATCTCCAACCGGGCCATTGAAATTGCGGGCGGAGAACTGGGCAGCAAGAAACCTGTGCACCCCAACGACCACGTGAACCGGGGCCAGAGCAGCAACGACACCTTCCCCACCGCCATGCACATCGCTGTGGTGCTGGAACTCAACGAAAAACTCTTCCCTGGCGTGGAGAAACTGCGCACCACCCTGGCCCGCAAAGCCGAGGAGTTCCAGGGCATCGTGAAAGTGGGCCGCACCCACCTGCAAGACGCCACCCCCATCACCCTGGGTCAGGAAATTGGCGGCTGGGTGGCCCAGATCGATTACTGCATCTCCGAAGTCAAACACGCCCTGACCGGTCTCTATGACCTCGCCATTGGTGGAACTGCTGTAGGTACGGGTCTGAATGCCCACCCTCAATTCGGGGATCTGGCGGCCAGTTACTACACCAAAGAAACCGGATACCCTTTCCGCAGTGCAGAGAACAAGTTTGCTGCCCTCAGTGGTCACGACGCTCTGGTGCAGACCAGTGCTGCCCTGCGCACCCTGGCTGGAGCTTTGATGAAAATGGCCAACGATGTGCGCTGGCTGGCTTCCGGTCCCAGAAACGGCATCGGGGAAATCACCATCCCAGAGAATGAACCCGGTTCCAGCATCATGCCTGGCAAGGTCAACCCCACCCAGTCCGAAGCGCTCACCATGGTGTGTGTGCAGGTGTTCGGAAACGACGCAGCAGTGGCTTTTGCAGGATCTCAGGGCAACTTCCAGCTGAATGTTTTCAAGCCTGTGATGGTGCACAACGTGCTGGAAAGCATTCAGCTGATCAGCGATGCTGCTGTGGCCTTCAATGACAACTGTGCAGAAGGCATCCAGCCCAACCTTTCAAAAATCGAGCACAACCTGGCCATCAACCTGATGCAGGTGACCGCCCTCAACCGCCACATCGGTTATGACAAGGCGGCGGCCATTGCCAAGAAGGCCCACAAAGAAGGCACCACCATGAAAGAGGCCGCTCTGGCCCTGGGTTACCTCACCGAAGAGGAATTTGCGAAGTGGGTCATCCCCATGGACATGACCCACCCCAGCATCTGA
- a CDS encoding LiaF transmembrane domain-containing protein → MQNDMNDNINAEVKNAGKDRTPVWGIMGIAVGLLLLGQMVFQGFELHNWWACFMLIPGMGMGWRAYRLYQRQGRISPQVADQLIGSLPLLTVALIFLLNLDFGRVWPIFIIMGGLMTLLRSKVEPRTYQPE, encoded by the coding sequence ATGCAAAACGACATGAACGACAACATCAACGCAGAGGTGAAAAATGCAGGCAAGGACAGAACCCCGGTCTGGGGCATCATGGGGATTGCTGTGGGACTTTTGCTGCTGGGCCAGATGGTTTTTCAGGGGTTTGAGCTGCACAACTGGTGGGCCTGTTTCATGCTGATTCCGGGGATGGGCATGGGCTGGCGGGCTTACCGCCTGTACCAGCGCCAGGGCCGGATTTCTCCCCAGGTGGCCGACCAGCTGATTGGAAGCCTGCCCCTGCTCACGGTGGCCCTGATTTTCCTGCTGAACCTGGATTTTGGCCGGGTGTGGCCCATCTTCATCATCATGGGGGGCCTGATGACCCTGCTCAGAAGCAAGGTGGAACCCAGAACCTACCAGCCTGAATGA
- the gatB gene encoding Asp-tRNA(Asn)/Glu-tRNA(Gln) amidotransferase subunit GatB translates to MYEVVIGLEVHLHLKTRSKIFSACSGDYFGEGPNTFTDPLTLGLPGTLPTLNREAVEKAIMFGLALNCDVEGFTQFHRKNYFYPDAPKNYQISQYDRPIARKGWVEVNGERIGITRAHLEDDAGKLMHPNYTNYSLLDLNRAGMALIEMVTEPEIKSPEQARDFLNVIRSIAQALGVSDANPEEGKMRCDVNVSIRKPGEPLGTKVEVKNLNSFKSVQRALEYEIERQTRVLANGGKISQDTMGWDDGGQKTFVMRTKEGEADYRYFPEPDLPPLNITRDWIEEVRARMPEVPQQKFERYVALSIKEADGRVISESVTLSRFLDEALKTYAGEAQKLVNWLLTDVAGWLAARIIDISESKLTPALLVKLVNLIDAGTISGKMAKELLPEVMEGADPDALVKERGLAVVTDTSAIEAAIQKILEANPDVVAKVQAGNVKAVNALFGPIMKEMGGKAKPEIVRDLLNQKLGL, encoded by the coding sequence ATGTATGAAGTGGTGATTGGTCTGGAAGTGCACCTGCACCTGAAAACCAGAAGCAAGATTTTCAGTGCCTGCAGTGGAGATTATTTTGGGGAGGGTCCCAACACCTTTACGGATCCCCTCACGCTGGGTTTGCCGGGCACCCTGCCCACCCTGAACCGGGAAGCGGTGGAGAAGGCCATCATGTTCGGTCTGGCCCTCAATTGCGATGTGGAGGGGTTCACCCAGTTCCACCGCAAGAATTACTTTTACCCGGACGCCCCCAAGAACTACCAGATTTCCCAGTACGACCGCCCGATTGCCCGCAAAGGCTGGGTGGAGGTAAACGGTGAGCGCATCGGAATCACCCGTGCCCACCTGGAAGACGACGCCGGGAAGCTGATGCACCCCAATTACACCAATTACAGCCTGCTGGACCTCAACCGTGCAGGCATGGCATTGATCGAGATGGTCACCGAGCCTGAAATCAAGAGCCCTGAGCAGGCCCGCGATTTCCTGAATGTGATCCGTTCGATTGCGCAGGCCCTGGGGGTCAGCGATGCCAACCCCGAAGAGGGCAAGATGCGTTGCGATGTGAACGTATCCATACGCAAACCCGGTGAACCGCTGGGCACCAAGGTGGAGGTCAAGAACCTCAACTCCTTCAAGAGCGTGCAGCGCGCCCTGGAGTACGAAATTGAGCGCCAGACCCGCGTGCTGGCCAACGGAGGCAAGATCTCCCAGGACACCATGGGCTGGGACGATGGGGGCCAGAAAACCTTCGTGATGCGCACCAAGGAAGGCGAAGCCGATTACCGGTACTTCCCGGAGCCGGACCTTCCTCCCCTGAACATCACCCGTGACTGGATCGAGGAAGTGCGGGCCAGAATGCCCGAAGTGCCCCAGCAGAAATTTGAGCGCTATGTGGCCCTGTCCATCAAAGAGGCAGATGGCCGGGTGATCTCTGAAAGCGTGACCCTCAGCCGTTTCCTGGATGAAGCCCTGAAGACTTACGCTGGCGAGGCCCAGAAGCTGGTCAACTGGCTGCTCACCGATGTGGCTGGCTGGCTGGCTGCCCGGATCATCGACATCAGCGAATCGAAACTCACCCCTGCTTTGCTGGTCAAACTGGTGAACCTGATTGATGCGGGCACCATCAGCGGCAAAATGGCCAAGGAACTGCTGCCAGAAGTGATGGAGGGTGCAGACCCTGACGCACTGGTCAAAGAGCGCGGTCTGGCCGTGGTCACGGACACCAGTGCCATTGAGGCGGCCATTCAGAAAATCCTGGAGGCCAACCCGGATGTGGTGGCAAAAGTGCAGGCCGGAAACGTCAAGGCCGTGAATGCCCTGTTTGGTCCCATCATGAAAGAAATGGGCGGCAAGGCCAAGCCCGAAATCGTGCGGGATTTGCTGAACCAGAAACTGGGGCTCTGA